ACTACCGCGACCGCCCCGAAAGCCTGCACTCCCTGATCCTCTTCCATCCACGCTGAACGGACGACCCGCTGCTTGGGCCGTCCGTTTCCTGTTAGCCTCGCTGGCGTGATCCGGCCTTGATATCCGCGATGATGCTCGCCGTGATCGGCGTGGGACTGCTGGCCGGGGTGCTGGGCGCGATCCTGGGGCTGGGGGGTGGAGTGGTGGTGGTGCCGGCGCTGGAGTTCGTGCTGCCGCATTTCGGGCGGGACATCACCATCCAGCAGGCGGTGGCGGTCAGTCAGATCGGGGTGCTGGCGGTGGGGCTGAGCGGCGCGGCCAGTTACCTGCAACAGGGGCTGGTGCGGGCGCGCACGGGCTACCTGCTGTCGCCGTACACCATCGTGGGGGGCGCAGTGGGCAGTTTCCTGGGGCTGGTGCTGCCGGCGCAGGCGGTGGCGACGGTATTCGCCGCGTTGCTGCTGTACTCGGCGTACAACCTGCTGCGCGGCCTGAAACGCGTGGAGGTCGAGCGCGAGCCGTCGCGGCTGGTGCCGCCCGCCATGACCTTTGCGGGCATCATGAGCGGCCTGCTGGGCATCGGTGGGGGCACGGTGCAGGTGCCGGTCCTCAACCTCCTGGCGGGCGTGCCGATCCGGCAGGCGATCGCCACGAGCACCTTCATCATGGGCCTGACGGCGGTGGGGAACGCGCTGGTGTATCAGGCGGGCGGCCTGCTGGACGTGCGGCTGGCCGCCGGGATCGGGCTGGGCGTGCTGGTGGGCGCGCGGGCGGGGGCGTTCCTGCAGAGCCGCATTCCGGCCGCGCAGCTCAAGCTGTTCTTCAGCCTGCTCCTGATCTTCACGGCGCTGCAACTGCTGTGGAAGTACTGGGGCCACGCGTGAGCAGCCCACAGCGCGCTCCGGCCGGCCCGGACGAGACCCCGGAACTCGCCGGCCTGCCGCACTGGCTGTACCCGGCCGGCTTCTGGGTGGGTGTGGGGCTGCTGGCGGTGGGGGTGCTGGCGCCGAACCTGGCGGCGATCGGGGTGGTGTGGATCGCGGCCGTGCCGGTGCTCGCGGCGCTGTGGGTGGCTGTGGCCGGGTGGCGGCAGGACCGCCGCCTGAGCGTGGCCGCGCTGATCGCGCTGACCGGGCTGGTGCTGGTGGTCGTGGTGAAGCAGTTCATCTGATCGCGCGC
This region of Deinococcus metalli genomic DNA includes:
- a CDS encoding sulfite exporter TauE/SafE family protein, which gives rise to MMLAVIGVGLLAGVLGAILGLGGGVVVVPALEFVLPHFGRDITIQQAVAVSQIGVLAVGLSGAASYLQQGLVRARTGYLLSPYTIVGGAVGSFLGLVLPAQAVATVFAALLLYSAYNLLRGLKRVEVEREPSRLVPPAMTFAGIMSGLLGIGGGTVQVPVLNLLAGVPIRQAIATSTFIMGLTAVGNALVYQAGGLLDVRLAAGIGLGVLVGARAGAFLQSRIPAAQLKLFFSLLLIFTALQLLWKYWGHA